From a single Seriola aureovittata isolate HTS-2021-v1 ecotype China chromosome 18, ASM2101889v1, whole genome shotgun sequence genomic region:
- the rgs3a gene encoding regulator of G-protein signaling 3a isoform X9, with protein MFHTMVDFSEKYLERAKDMKNRLAFLRRRNESPGSNPASKLDKSMKSVKPTPEEALKWGDSLDKLLGHKYGLAAFRAFLRTEFSEENLEFWLACEEYKKIKSQSKMASKAKKIFAEYIAIQSCKEVNLDSYTRDHTKDNLQNVTRSCFDLAQRRIYGLMEKDSYPRFLRSELYLDLINQKKPSSTSTSSSS; from the exons GGCCAAAGACATGAAGAATCGGCTGGCTTTCCTGCGGAGGAGGAATGAATCCCCAGGAAGCAACCCAGCCAGCAAGTTAGACAAATCTATGAAGTCAGTCAA GCCCACCCCGGAGGAAGCACTGAAATGGGGGGACTCGCTTGACAAACTGCTGGGACACAAAT aTGGTCTGGCAGCGTTCAGAGCTTTCCTGCGCACAGAGTTCAGCGAGGAGAATCTGGAATTCTGGCTAGCATGTGAGGAATACAAGAAGATCAAGTCACAGTCCAAGATGGCCTCAAAAGCCAAGAAAATCTTTGCAGAATACATCGCTATCCAGTCTTGTAAAGAG gtAAATCTGGATTCGTACACCAGAGATCACACTAAGGACAACCTGCAGAATGTGACACGCTCCTGCTTTGACCTAGCGCAGAGGCGGATATACGGGCTGATGGAGAAGGACTCATATCCCCGCTTCCTCCGCTCAGAACTCTACTTGGACTTAATCAACCAAAAAAAGCCCAGCTCCACTTCgacttcatcttcatcataa
- the rgs3a gene encoding regulator of G-protein signaling 3a isoform X10 has protein sequence MAKDMKNRLAFLRRRNESPGSNPASKLDKSMKSVKPTPEEALKWGDSLDKLLGHKYGLAAFRAFLRTEFSEENLEFWLACEEYKKIKSQSKMASKAKKIFAEYIAIQSCKEVNLDSYTRDHTKDNLQNVTRSCFDLAQRRIYGLMEKDSYPRFLRSELYLDLINQKKPSSTSTSSSS, from the exons GGCCAAAGACATGAAGAATCGGCTGGCTTTCCTGCGGAGGAGGAATGAATCCCCAGGAAGCAACCCAGCCAGCAAGTTAGACAAATCTATGAAGTCAGTCAA GCCCACCCCGGAGGAAGCACTGAAATGGGGGGACTCGCTTGACAAACTGCTGGGACACAAAT aTGGTCTGGCAGCGTTCAGAGCTTTCCTGCGCACAGAGTTCAGCGAGGAGAATCTGGAATTCTGGCTAGCATGTGAGGAATACAAGAAGATCAAGTCACAGTCCAAGATGGCCTCAAAAGCCAAGAAAATCTTTGCAGAATACATCGCTATCCAGTCTTGTAAAGAG gtAAATCTGGATTCGTACACCAGAGATCACACTAAGGACAACCTGCAGAATGTGACACGCTCCTGCTTTGACCTAGCGCAGAGGCGGATATACGGGCTGATGGAGAAGGACTCATATCCCCGCTTCCTCCGCTCAGAACTCTACTTGGACTTAATCAACCAAAAAAAGCCCAGCTCCACTTCgacttcatcttcatcataa